ttaatgtgaatTTGTAAAGTTACTTCAATTGTTTCtattttcattcaatttatttaatctgcCTACTGAATATGCATATGGGAAAATATTCTTTCTATGTTTGCATTATGAGCTAGaatagcaaatatttattgatacagTTTCAGTAATTCGGAATACTGCTCTCAActgtcataatttttttaagaatttatccACTTATCATAACAGAATACCATACCattccatttatttaattgtttttcctaTATTGTCTTTAATCCAACTGTTTgatcaaataatttagaatcatCAATGTTATTGctggttttttttcatataaagaCATGTACTTTCAACTTTTTCCCATTGTGGTAGTGTGTTTAAGTTCATCCAAGAAATTATAGACATTATTGATAATGGctgaatcaatttttttttaataatcatattaagctgttttaataaaattcaattacttcagaattaaaatttttaaaattattttttgaaatttcatcTGCTTGAAGTAGTGATTTCTAACTTAGAggtataaattttcttttatgttgtttatctattatttttgcaGTTTCTTTTAATGTACCAGTTACTTCAATcatacttttttcaatttcttaatatcattttgaaaaatgcttAGTcgactatgtataaatattaagcaaaTTTCACCCATAGAATCAGTagaaaattttgtaattgtttttctattgCCGGAAAAGGAGATAACTAACGAGTTTTTGAATGActtagtatttaaaagtaattttgcacataaaaatcacaaaattctttaaaatctcTCTGTTTAgtgtatatagaaaaataattgaaaaatgttatgactTTTGTTTCTGtatcaaatgataaaatatctttacaattatgcattatatatgaTTGGCATCGTATTCTCATTAATGGTTGGTTTTaacttaacattaataaaaacattatttttcccTTGCCTTTTAAACCTCAAAAATTAGTGTTTGTATTGTCACCCCAAAATGCTATGCACTTTTTATTATCAAGTAAGAGTGTTTTGAgagtatttttacaaaaaaaagaaattgtatCTGAAGTTTCATTCGGTAAGGAATCTGCtttcaaaagtttatattgaatatcattatatttatcaaaatattgaagaaTAAAGGAATAATTTGATTGCTTCATGATTATGAGAGTCAGTAGCTATACTATAAAAAGATATTTCACTTATTTCttttacaatttgtttgaCACTAAATGGTGCAAGAACATAAGTATTCAAAGAGGCTGTTTTTGTTCTGGCTGATGAACCTTCAGTGCCATTTTTGAAGCTGCATATAAAATGTGCATTAATTTGGCGAAACATACGCTGATATAAAACTTTGGTTATGAAGTACAGTATGGTAAGCTTGAGTAAATTGGCTGTATAAACCTAAGTTTCTTCATTTGAATTAGGTTTTACAGAAAAattacttgatttttttttttcaaagaccgactacacttatttttaatttatatttttttgattttaaatgatttataatatctcaGATCAACTACCatgttcaataattaaaaatgaatggtACAGTATGCATTCGACTTTTGTTTCATAAcgacctttttttatttttttatgaaatcccATTCTTTAGAATAATCACTTTTATAAGTACATTGACGTTTAggcatatattaaattattatagtaaaaaattaaatagattagGATAAATGAGTACAAACACcaagaaataataaagaataaactGTTGTGATCACACACATCTTACAACTCAACTTTACTGATGGTTTAatacgtaattattttataactaattattattattcatcatatCAATGTTTATTGACTGTTGCTTATCATCtgtatgaaattttcaaatacgaacaaataaattctataaacagATTGGATGAATTGAAAGTGACTTACATCCAATATTATCCTCGCATGTTTAcacaaactaataaataatatgataaaaactaGAAAACATAAGAtaccataacatttttataaattttaacataatttaatatgaattcatattaatacattgaaCCGGGATATATTGAAGTCCTGTTAAAGATTTTTAGGATGACTggagaaatttttaaaaaccaggACACCTTACTTTTTCTACAGAATTAATTAAGCGGATTAGATAACGGCCTCCTTATAAGAATTATTAGTACTTGCCAATATATTTtccttgtattttttataattatttttcaaagttatgtttatattaatggcatactaattattattataatatatgtaatgttACTAGCCCTCTGGTCTAGTAAATGAAACAAAACTCAACTGTGTTTGGTGtttctataaaaacaattaaagtttattgattatataatatattatattaattattgtacattaaatttcataatttacttacctataaaaacaataaagaaaCAACATTTAAAGCCCTTATTTCTGATTGTTTCTTTACTTGTTAAACAggtgcttataataatataataataacatggtttttaaaataaataaatattataataaaaaatgttcatactgttaacatgataatataaataatatgatagaacattacattaataataattaatatatgatatgagcattacaataataatacttaatatggTTGTGGCGACCTCTAGCAGTTTGGTCGGTAGAGCAAACCATACATATTAAAGGAAAACAATCATGTGTGACATAGTTTtctttacacacatatatatatatataatatatatatatatatttttatcctatacattttatacacttttacTTTTGGGTAattctgtaattttttaaaatgtttgatttagtTGATGGTGAACTGATACCCgaagacaaaatatttatagacaataaaCCTAGAGCAGAGGATGGAGAATCGATTGCTCTTAAAATTAACATCCAAGAATCTGgtgaaagtaaatttttatttgactttattgaattaattttattgataataatcataaatatgatatttaatttaggtacACCCAACCTATCACTTGAAAATAAAGAGTTGGTTGATAATAAAGAATCTGTTGAAAGTAAGAACATCTTgtcaaataagtttttaattgtataattaaaaaaaatacaacttttgATTtaggaattaataaaaatttgctaGAAGACAAAACGTGCATTTACAATAAACCTGATTCAGAAAATGGACTACCGCCAACTACTACTGTTGAGAAACATGTCAATGAAATGTTGCCATATATCCTTATACCATTGGAAGAGACTGTAAGCAATAGAAAGCGTTACCAAAATCAGAACGAAACGTCAAACGAATatgaaaattctttttttaagaaaataaaatttgaagttaCAAATGATAATCAGTTTCAAGAGATGTGGAAGAGTCTTCAACAAAACTCTTCAAATTTTGATGGATgggttaatatattacatgtgGTTAATTGCcaaaatattgtagttaaCGCTAGAATGGCTTACTCTAAATTTTTAGAACTATATCCACTTTGTTACGgttattggaaaaaatatgctaattttgaaaaaagaaataataatttaccagagtttaaaaaagtattagaaAATGGTTTAAATGCCATTCCTAGAAGTGTTGACTTATGGATTTATTACATGTCATATCTTAGATTGGAACGTAGTAATGAAAAGGAGCATATTCGTTATCAGTTCGAAAGAAGTTTGAAAATGTGTGGATTTGATTATCGTTCTGATCAGCTATGGCATGATTACATATCATGGGAAGTAgagaaaaatgaattatctAATGcagttaatttatactatcGTCTTCTTCGTGTACCAACTTcgaactatttaaaaaatttcttcAAATTTCAAgagtttatattcaaaaaattaccagaaaaatatttaggtctACCAGATTTTCTCGAAAGacgaagtttaataattacagaaCTTGAACAAAGCAATAGTAGAGAGTCGTTGGGTGAAGATTCTATACCACCCGGTGAAGATTCGACACAGATAGCTGAAATTACCGAAATTAGTATAGTGTCTGCATTAAGGATTCAGATTATTGAATTATGGTACAGTATTCACAAGGAAACTGCTAAAGAATTTGAAAGTAGACAAATATTTGAGGAAAATATACGAAGAAATCACTTTCATGTAAAGGAGTTGGAGTCTGATCAGGTAAAAAATTGGGAAAACTATATTAAGTTCGAGAGAAAAGAGGGAAACCATGAACGCATTATTTTTCTCTATGAAAGATGTTTGATAACTTGTGCTTCAAAGGAAGGACTTTGGTTAAATTATTTGGAATATTTATCTTCTGAAAATTTTAGTGATACTAATTTGTTAGTTGACGTATTCAAAAGATCATTATTCCATCATCCAAAGTCACTctcactaaatttaaaatattttgatttttccgAGAAGAAAGGTTGGATTGAAAAAGCTATTGAAACAATAACACAAATTGGGTTCATTTATCCAAATGCAAAGGATGTTGTTATTAGAATGATAAATTTAGCTAGAAGAAAGCAAGATGGGaccttaaaaactttatttgagCATCATTTAAAATGTCCTCATTCAAAGTCTTTTTCCAGTTATATTGCTGTAAAATATGCACGTTTCGTTTGGAAACACGATTGTCAGTTAAATCTTgcgtttgatattataaatgataccatacaaaataatagcaTCAGTGTCAATGATAATCTtgagatttatttaatgtatgttgAATTGCAAATGGAATTAAATCCAAAAGATCATGTATtggttataaaaacaattgatgatataatattggaatgtcaaataaataagcaaaaacttatattttcaaaaaaaaaagtggaatACATCGAAGATTATATTCAAGACTATGAAATATTACGTTTAGCTAAGATTGAATAcaagaatttaaaaagtttaaattctaaaaagaaaaggtcaatacatttaagtatttcaaTGGAATAATAACATGGAAAACCAGCTAATTCACACCTATATatctcataatttattaagcacTTATCTAAATTTctagaaaattaattgatttacaaaaaatcatttacCATGTACctggttaaaaaatattaggtaaaaaatattattaatgaaacattttattgtttactaattatatataattattatgttactgtCAAAGTGAATAACTCGAGCATTTTAAcacaaatgcatttaaaaaaaaaatacataataaatacattatatttgggAAAAGCTGATATTGCATACTGTCCCCAGTTGGACgcaatgcaatttttttttttattatctatattagtaGAATTCTTTTAAACACATgtctctataataataagattatcaattatgttttttaactttGGTTTCAAAGTAAtgtctgtattataatactgtgttTGACGttgatatcttataatatagtgaaaatgataatttacatgcatattgcatttttattggGATATGACAAATGTATTACGAATAACAATGATCAACTTTAGACCAGTTAAAAGTGTTTAAACTACATAATTCAACTGATTGGTCTTGATTCTTCTGTTTTgtctcataattttttaaaattgtatgaaaaattaaatattcttttgaatagaataattcaaatattgtgtCTGGGTCAAGTTGAAacacaatgaaatattattttttattattgttttatactaaCTGATCATGCAGTGTTGGTagcgaaaaattaaataactgttaAATGTATCCTTTCTTAAGTTccgttaaatttacaatgcCTGTGCAAAGTGAATGATTATTCACATTAtatccattaaaatttaacactgtACTACAATGCCCAAAAATACACTTTGACTATTTTTACACTttgattataacatttatttacaagcatattacctttatttaaaagttatttagagattttattattatttatatgattatatatataagtatgtacattatattaagtgTGCTAATtaacatatacctacaatttaattaataatttaataaaatcaaacttttttgtctttatataaaaataatgtacaatatttcaattgatGTATAAATGAATCTTACATAATTTGAAGAATATATTTCCTATactctaaaatttaatacctaggaaatactataaaacttgattattataaagacattatttatcaataaattttttttttaagttccaGAGAAcgcaattgttttttttttttattattattttattatttacagacTGGCTTCTATAATGATCATGTGGAAATGTTGGCTTATAAATGTGtagatgaaaattattttattatgattagttATGCAATTATacttctttaaattatttaaacactaCATTAatcttgtaaattataattaatgatttgattaatttaaatataaatagtataagataatattagattctgaattttatcatgatgtattttttttcttttgtacaCAATAAGTTGTcaataaattgcattaaatttaaaaaatgaggaTGGTGTtggatataaaatacttaaaattgaccagtatttatttttataattgaaaaattcaacGATAAATTAAGGAAAACAGGAGTTGCTatgaaaatctattatttcacaaaaaagattttgttatttttttatgcaactaaaacaaataactgtaaatacttgaaattatcatcttgtattaaattattaaaatatttcatttatttctgagctctataagttatttaattttcaattaaaaaatataaaaactcaataatcacaatgtttttttataagcgtttaaagttAGAATTTTGACAGTATcactaaaaatagtaaattaatttgtagtaagaaattcataaaaaaatttatttttatagctatatgtagaaaaaaaattaccagaaAGCCAaagctaaattaattttttatgagtatttcaggtttaaatatttataacattcaaCATTTAcccgtaaaataattatttatcctcaatcaattattgataatctattatatttttaaaaaaaaaaattaataaataataataataacagtagatatatgaaattttcatttaatgtttatagtttaattttcatagtacaataaaatgataaagtaattttaactcTTTTTGAGgcatggaatttttttttttttatgccgataaaaaaaaattatttgttagatcacaattcttgaaaatttaatacgaaaTCCCACATAGGTTGTTTTTtatctgttaaaatattaaaaatacatagtcatacatttttttcatttgaagattacaataaattccaaattattttgtagtcaaAATTCATAAGAACTTTTAATCTTATATCAAAGTCATTTTAGTACccaatttgaacaaaattacgACAAATAACgaaatcttaattatttttttataaattaaaagcatTATTCATGGGAATTCAAACTTGTATGAATTTTACAGTAcgtcataacatttttgatgtatttaataatagtatctatTTCTAGGTACTTAGGtactataaatctattttcacTGTTTTACGGaatttacagaaaaatataatttaatttagagttATATGAATTGATAtagtaatatgttattatattaataaattactaataatataatattataaaagtaatattgtcggaaaaaatcataacaaccagctactataataatacaaataaaattaaattactttaatagctatataaaaaaaaaaaacatcactgGTTATATAGACTGACGTGATAGACCGTTTCCGCCAAGGCTAGATACTATATCTATAGCCACGGTTTTCGCTCcgaattgtttttcgtatacaatgataggtatatcatttaaatcatACTTAACAGACCTATAATTATGACACATTCGACACCTAATGTAATTCGTGATGTAAGAAATTTAAGaactataaaatgttactaaaattattattttcaatcatcaatcaaattttcaaaatacccATGTAAAATAGGCGGTTAAGCTATTCATACTATGAACGACTAGGTTCTATTGATAGGATATTTTACGATAATGATTTTaagcaaaaattaattcagcCTAGCGAATTGAGGAAttctaattaagtataaattatatgtacctatgtaatacattatatacaacatTCATTAGTTATTCATCTTTTCTTAGAAGTCAATGTTAATCCTCCGGTTCTTAATGGCTTGATTATTTGCTTAGCACTTCATAGACAATCGGACAGCTTGCTGTTGTTATCTTGCATGAAATCGacttgtgataataatataatatatttcataaaataatccatgaatattatcatttttctcAAGATTGGGTAAAATCATGGCATAAAATCTTGTTTATCACTTTTATGCTGCAGGGTAGTACCTATCATTTAAATTCCATTATATAAAGTCATAGTGCAGTATTACAGTCTGCAGGCTTTTGATACCGAagcgtttaatattttttgtttaatacgaatttatattacctaaatttatTGTGTCTTGTATACTTGTTtcgttgaaataaatttaaaattaatatttttgatatcattatcgtaaaaattatattcttattgagATTATTAATCCACCTTTATAACTATGgaagtgttaaaaaataatcaacctTTTGATTTACTACCAGATGAAATGTTAATACACACACTCATCTTGATCGATGCAAAAACACTTTTAGATTGCAGGCTTGTGTGTAAAAGATGGCAAGAACTTATTGACGCATTTGTATTTCAAGAAAAAGCTGCTCTAGAAAACAAGTTTGTGAATAATGGTCAAGGGTATAGCAGTTTTTCACAAATCGGTTCAAatgatattagaaaaatagaaTTACCTTGGTACGTGTTTTATGTAATAAGCAAATACGATCCATTCAAtagaaatttgattaaaaaccaCTGTGGCCAAGGTaagtagtaaataaattacaaatgaaaTTTGTACCTTTTTCTGAtaagaattcaaaataatttatactgtattataatgaattttatatttaatacagatCATTGGCTCCATTGGGAAAGTATTAATGCTGCTGGTGTTATGGCACCGTTTTTGAGTGATCTTGATCTTGATTATGATTTCTCGCAAGTTTCCCGTATACCACAGTcggaacaattattattgtctgatCCAGATTTTGATGGACAGTCAAGTTTTTTCAATGTAGATTTTCGACATCTACGATCAATATatcaagaaattatatttaaagattatgGCTTGAACGTTGCTCTAATGAAAACTCTTCaacctaaaattgtatttagttcATGGTAATGTTACTtgtatttaagatattttctttaaataaattaacaaaataaaatgctttGCAGGTCTAAAACAAGATAtcagtatatattgtataggttaCAGGCCACTATTTATAGTGAAACAAATAGTTCTAAAGTTGTAACTGCAGATTCCTTTAATGAAGAATCACCAACCGAATGGAAAagagtatgtatttttatatgtatttttactacaaattattttagcaaaactaccattaaatattatatttaggctTCAGATTCAATTGAAACAATGGGCCATGAAACATCCTTAAGACTAAATCATTCCGTGATTGAAATTTTGGAGCAGCCAGCCTTATACAACTTTCAAGTGACCTGTTCTGTTGTGAAAATATTgctaccaataaaatataaaaatgcttaTTTGCTTTAATCtagcttaaaaatgtttacccacctatctgttaaaatattaaaactaaaaatattgaaaaactaaaaaataaaatctttttgtgataattatcttattttctgtactaaatatattgataagtgttattaatttaaaattatattaaaatacttaattatatgaataattaaaatcaaagaaatcaatattttatataatacaatttaaaaacgttatacctatctaattttttattgttattacaattacattttcagttatttaaagaatatattgaattaaactattgttcattgatatttgtttacaattatatcatacttatatgcaataatatgataattgttgtataatgtatgcaatcaaaattaattcaacctaCTGTTttactaatagaaaaataaattactaatatattatcattagaaatatatactGTTAGTCTCCAAAATGTTATTCATAtgcatatacacatatattttttatatagatataaataactttatatcaatttttagaaACTGGAAAGAGTTCacacttaattaatttcaaataaattaaaaatattttagaacataaaaaaatatacatatttgaaatttaatttattcttttatttaaatttacttttagt
The DNA window shown above is from Aphis gossypii isolate Hap1 unplaced genomic scaffold, ASM2018417v2 Contig00201, whole genome shotgun sequence and carries:
- the LOC114126489 gene encoding pre-mRNA-processing factor 39-like isoform X1, whose amino-acid sequence is MSDQKESINLQEKSNTNLKIYKEDSRKIAVELNLEDKTRIDSKSKPDKGTLRNDKESDKIEIEQKLKEQAFSDKTLKQDDETGNKESVKIGDTEQKREEQDFSDKTSMQDDETGNKESVEIGDTEQKREEQDFSDKTSMQDDETGNKESVEIGDTEQKREEQDFSDKTSMQDNETDNKGSAIIGETEQKLNEQAFSDKTLKQDDETGNKESVKIGETEQKLNEQAFSDKTLKQDDETGNKESVKIGETEQKLNEQAFSDKTLKQDDETGNKESVKIGETEQKLNEQAFSDKTLKQDDETGNKKSVKIDGELIPEDKIFIDNKPRAEDGESIALKINIQESGESTPNLSLENKELVDNKESVERINKNLLEDKTCIYNKPDSENGLPPTTTVEKHVNEMLPYILIPLEETVSNRKRYQNQNETSNEYENSFFKKIKFEVTNDNQFQEMWKSLQQNSSNFDGWVNILHVVNCQNIVVNARMAYSKFLELYPLCYGYWKKYANFEKRNNNLPEFKKVLENGLNAIPRSVDLWIYYMSYLRLERSNEKEHIRYQFERSLKMCGFDYRSDQLWHDYISWEVEKNELSNAVNLYYRLLRVPTSNYLKNFFKFQEFIFKKLPEKYLGLPDFLERRSLIITELEQSNSRESLGEDSIPPGEDSTQIAEITEISIVSALRIQIIELWYSIHKETAKEFESRQIFEENIRRNHFHVKELESDQVKNWENYIKFERKEGNHERIIFLYERCLITCASKEGLWLNYLEYLSSENFSDTNLLVDVFKRSLFHHPKSLSLNLKYFDFSEKKGWIEKAIETITQIGFIYPNAKDVVIRMINLARRKQDGTLKTLFEHHLKCPHSKSFSSYIAVKYARFVWKHDCQLNLAFDIINDTIQNNSISVNDNLEIYLMYVELQMELNPKDHVLVIKTIDDIILECQINKQKLIFSKKKVEYIEDYIQDYEILRLAKIEYKNLKSLNSKKKRSIHLSISME
- the LOC114126489 gene encoding pre-mRNA-processing factor 39-like isoform X32, which codes for MSDQKESINLQEKSNTNLKIYKEDSRKIAVELNLEDKTRIDSKSKPDKGTLRNDKESDKIEIEQKLKEQAFSDKTLKQDDETGNKESVKIGDTEQKREEQDFSDKTSMQDDETGNKESVEIGDTEQKREEQDFSDKTSMQDNETDNKGSAIIGETEQKLNEQAFSDKTLKQDDETGNKKSVKIDGELIPEDKIFIDNKPRAEDGESIALKINIQESGESTPNLSLENKELVDNKESVERINKNLLEDKTCIYNKPDSENGLPPTTTVEKHVNEMLPYILIPLEETVSNRKRYQNQNETSNEYENSFFKKIKFEVTNDNQFQEMWKSLQQNSSNFDGWVNILHVVNCQNIVVNARMAYSKFLELYPLCYGYWKKYANFEKRNNNLPEFKKVLENGLNAIPRSVDLWIYYMSYLRLERSNEKEHIRYQFERSLKMCGFDYRSDQLWHDYISWEVEKNELSNAVNLYYRLLRVPTSNYLKNFFKFQEFIFKKLPEKYLGLPDFLERRSLIITELEQSNSRESLGEDSIPPGEDSTQIAEITEISIVSALRIQIIELWYSIHKETAKEFESRQIFEENIRRNHFHVKELESDQVKNWENYIKFERKEGNHERIIFLYERCLITCASKEGLWLNYLEYLSSENFSDTNLLVDVFKRSLFHHPKSLSLNLKYFDFSEKKGWIEKAIETITQIGFIYPNAKDVVIRMINLARRKQDGTLKTLFEHHLKCPHSKSFSSYIAVKYARFVWKHDCQLNLAFDIINDTIQNNSISVNDNLEIYLMYVELQMELNPKDHVLVIKTIDDIILECQINKQKLIFSKKKVEYIEDYIQDYEILRLAKIEYKNLKSLNSKKKRSIHLSISME
- the LOC114126489 gene encoding pre-mRNA-processing factor 39-like isoform X4, which produces MSDQKESINLQEKSNTNLKIYKEDSRKIAVELNLEDKTRIDSKSKPDKGTLRNDKESDKIEIEQKLKEQAFSDKTLKQDDETGNKESVKIGDTEQKREEQDFSDKTSMQDDETGNKESVEIGDTEQKREEQDFSDKTSMQDDETGNKESVEIGDTEQKREEQDFSDKTSMQDNETDNKGSAIIGETEQKLNEQAFSDKTLKQDDETGNKESVKIGETEQKLNEQAFSDKTLKQDDETGNKESVKIGETEQKLNEQAFSDKTLKQDDETGNKKSVKIDGELIPEDKIFIDNKPRAEDGESIALKINIQESGESTPNLSLENKELVDNKESVERINKNLLEDKTCIYNKPDSENGLPPTTTVEKHVNEMLPYILIPLEETVSNRKRYQNQNETSNEYENSFFKKIKFEVTNDNQFQEMWKSLQQNSSNFDGWVNILHVVNCQNIVVNARMAYSKFLELYPLCYGYWKKYANFEKRNNNLPEFKKVLENGLNAIPRSVDLWIYYMSYLRLERSNEKEHIRYQFERSLKMCGFDYRSDQLWHDYISWEVEKNELSNAVNLYYRLLRVPTSNYLKNFFKFQEFIFKKLPEKYLGLPDFLERRSLIITELEQSNSRESLGEDSIPPGEDSTQIAEITEISIVSALRIQIIELWYSIHKETAKEFESRQIFEENIRRNHFHVKELESDQVKNWENYIKFERKEGNHERIIFLYERCLITCASKEGLWLNYLEYLSSENFSDTNLLVDVFKRSLFHHPKSLSLNLKYFDFSEKKGWIEKAIETITQIGFIYPNAKDVVIRMINLARRKQDGTLKTLFEHHLKCPHSKSFSSYIAVKYARFVWKHDCQLNLAFDIINDTIQNNSISVNDNLEIYLMYVELQMELNPKDHVLVIKTIDDIILECQINKQKLIFSKKKVEYIEDYIQDYEILRLAKIEYKNLKSLNSKKKRSIHLSISME
- the LOC114126489 gene encoding pre-mRNA-processing factor 39-like isoform X23; translated protein: MSDQKESINLQEKSNTNLKIYKEDSRKIAVELNLEDKTRIDSKSKPDKGTLRNDKESDKIEIEQKLKEQAFSDKTLKQDDETGNKESVKIGDTEQKREEQDFSDKTSMQDDETGNKESVEIGDTEQKREEQDFSDKTSMQDDETGNKESVEIGDTEQKREEQDFSDKTSMQDNETDNKGSAIIGETEQKLNEQAFSDKTLKQDDETGNKESVKIDGELIPEDKIFIDNKPRAEDGESIALKINIQESGESTPNLSLENKELVDNKESVERINKNLLEDKTCIYNKPDSENGLPPTTTVEKHVNEMLPYILIPLEETVSNRKRYQNQNETSNEYENSFFKKIKFEVTNDNQFQEMWKSLQQNSSNFDGWVNILHVVNCQNIVVNARMAYSKFLELYPLCYGYWKKYANFEKRNNNLPEFKKVLENGLNAIPRSVDLWIYYMSYLRLERSNEKEHIRYQFERSLKMCGFDYRSDQLWHDYISWEVEKNELSNAVNLYYRLLRVPTSNYLKNFFKFQEFIFKKLPEKYLGLPDFLERRSLIITELEQSNSRESLGEDSIPPGEDSTQIAEITEISIVSALRIQIIELWYSIHKETAKEFESRQIFEENIRRNHFHVKELESDQVKNWENYIKFERKEGNHERIIFLYERCLITCASKEGLWLNYLEYLSSENFSDTNLLVDVFKRSLFHHPKSLSLNLKYFDFSEKKGWIEKAIETITQIGFIYPNAKDVVIRMINLARRKQDGTLKTLFEHHLKCPHSKSFSSYIAVKYARFVWKHDCQLNLAFDIINDTIQNNSISVNDNLEIYLMYVELQMELNPKDHVLVIKTIDDIILECQINKQKLIFSKKKVEYIEDYIQDYEILRLAKIEYKNLKSLNSKKKRSIHLSISME
- the LOC114126489 gene encoding pre-mRNA-processing factor 39-like isoform X9, yielding MSDQKESINLQEKSNTNLKIYKEDSRKIAVELNLEDKTRIDSKSKPDKGTLRNDKESDKIEIEQKLKEQAFSDKTLKQDDETGNKESVKIGDTEQKREEQDFSDKTSMQDDETGNKESVEIGDTEQKREEQDFSDKTSMQDDETGNKESVEIGETEQKLNEQAFSDKTLKQDDETGNKESVKIGETEQKLNEQAFSDKTLKQDDETGNKESVKIGETEQKLNEQAFSDKTLKQDDETGNKESVKIGETEQKLNEQAFSDKTLKQDDETGNKKSVKIDGELIPEDKIFIDNKPRAEDGESIALKINIQESGESTPNLSLENKELVDNKESVERINKNLLEDKTCIYNKPDSENGLPPTTTVEKHVNEMLPYILIPLEETVSNRKRYQNQNETSNEYENSFFKKIKFEVTNDNQFQEMWKSLQQNSSNFDGWVNILHVVNCQNIVVNARMAYSKFLELYPLCYGYWKKYANFEKRNNNLPEFKKVLENGLNAIPRSVDLWIYYMSYLRLERSNEKEHIRYQFERSLKMCGFDYRSDQLWHDYISWEVEKNELSNAVNLYYRLLRVPTSNYLKNFFKFQEFIFKKLPEKYLGLPDFLERRSLIITELEQSNSRESLGEDSIPPGEDSTQIAEITEISIVSALRIQIIELWYSIHKETAKEFESRQIFEENIRRNHFHVKELESDQVKNWENYIKFERKEGNHERIIFLYERCLITCASKEGLWLNYLEYLSSENFSDTNLLVDVFKRSLFHHPKSLSLNLKYFDFSEKKGWIEKAIETITQIGFIYPNAKDVVIRMINLARRKQDGTLKTLFEHHLKCPHSKSFSSYIAVKYARFVWKHDCQLNLAFDIINDTIQNNSISVNDNLEIYLMYVELQMELNPKDHVLVIKTIDDIILECQINKQKLIFSKKKVEYIEDYIQDYEILRLAKIEYKNLKSLNSKKKRSIHLSISME